A single genomic interval of Antarcticibacterium arcticum harbors:
- the gyrB gene encoding DNA topoisomerase (ATP-hydrolyzing) subunit B produces MSEEAKKNSYSADSIQALEGMEHVRMRPSMYIGDTGVRGLHHLVYEVVDNSIDEAMAGHCDTIKVTIQKDGSVKTEDNGRGIPVDLHKKEGVSALEVVMTKIGAGGKFDKDSYKVSGGLHGVGVSCVNALSQSLKATVYRDGTIWEQEYELGKPLYPVKPVGETELSGTVITFKPDPSIFQQTVDYSYDTLATRMRELSFLNKGITIYLTDERIVDEKGEIATEVFHSDDGLKEFVRFLDGNRESIISDVISMEGEKNDIPVEVAMVYNTSFNENLHSYVNNINTHEGGTHLAGFRRGLTTTLKKYADASGMLDKLKFEIAGDDFREGLTAIISVKVAEPQFEGQTKTKLGNREVTAAVSQAVSEMLENYLEEHPGDAKIIVEKVILAAQARHAAKKARELVQRKTVMSIGGLPGKLSDCSEQDPAKCEVYLVEGDSAGGTAKQGRDRNFQAILPLRGKILNVEKAMTHRVFDNEEIKNIYTALGVTIGTEEDSKALNLSKLRYHKVVIMCDADVDGSHIETLILTFFYRYMKELLENGHIYIATPPLYLVKKGQKKQYAWNEKERDAIAESFNGSVQIQRYKGLGEMNAEQLWDTTMNPEFRMLRQVNIDNSSEADRIFSMLMGDEVPPRREFIEKNAVYANIDV; encoded by the coding sequence ATGAGCGAAGAAGCGAAGAAAAACAGTTATTCGGCAGATAGTATTCAGGCCCTGGAAGGGATGGAGCATGTGCGCATGCGGCCATCCATGTACATTGGAGATACAGGGGTAAGAGGTTTGCATCACCTGGTTTATGAAGTGGTAGATAATTCTATTGATGAGGCCATGGCCGGGCACTGTGACACCATAAAAGTTACAATTCAAAAAGATGGATCGGTTAAGACCGAGGATAATGGAAGGGGGATCCCGGTAGATCTTCACAAAAAAGAAGGAGTATCGGCTCTTGAGGTGGTAATGACCAAGATTGGTGCTGGTGGTAAATTTGATAAAGATTCCTATAAAGTATCCGGAGGTTTGCACGGGGTGGGGGTAAGTTGTGTTAATGCGCTTTCGCAGAGCCTTAAGGCCACTGTTTACCGCGATGGGACCATTTGGGAGCAGGAATATGAATTGGGAAAACCTCTTTATCCTGTTAAGCCGGTAGGTGAAACAGAACTTAGTGGTACCGTTATCACTTTCAAGCCAGATCCCAGTATTTTTCAACAAACCGTAGATTATAGTTATGACACCCTTGCAACGAGAATGCGGGAATTGTCATTTTTAAATAAAGGGATCACAATATATCTTACAGATGAGCGTATTGTTGATGAAAAAGGGGAAATAGCCACAGAGGTCTTTCATTCAGATGATGGTCTAAAGGAATTTGTAAGATTTCTTGATGGCAACCGTGAATCTATCATAAGTGATGTGATCTCAATGGAAGGAGAAAAGAATGATATCCCCGTTGAAGTTGCAATGGTTTACAATACCTCCTTCAATGAGAATTTGCATTCTTATGTAAACAATATCAATACGCATGAAGGTGGAACCCATCTTGCAGGTTTTAGAAGAGGTCTTACTACTACATTAAAGAAATATGCAGATGCATCCGGAATGCTGGATAAGCTGAAATTTGAAATCGCCGGAGATGATTTTCGTGAGGGATTGACAGCTATTATTTCAGTAAAAGTTGCAGAACCTCAATTTGAGGGTCAAACCAAGACCAAGTTAGGGAACAGGGAAGTAACAGCTGCGGTATCACAGGCTGTTTCTGAAATGCTTGAGAATTATCTGGAAGAACATCCCGGGGATGCCAAGATCATTGTTGAAAAAGTGATCCTTGCTGCTCAGGCGCGTCACGCGGCCAAGAAAGCGAGAGAACTGGTGCAGCGTAAAACTGTAATGAGTATTGGCGGGTTGCCCGGAAAATTATCAGATTGTTCTGAGCAGGATCCTGCAAAATGTGAGGTGTACCTTGTAGAGGGAGACTCGGCAGGTGGTACTGCCAAGCAGGGAAGAGACAGGAATTTTCAGGCTATTTTGCCATTAAGGGGTAAGATCCTGAATGTGGAAAAAGCAATGACCCACAGGGTGTTTGATAATGAGGAGATAAAAAACATATATACTGCACTTGGTGTTACCATTGGAACCGAGGAAGACAGTAAAGCACTTAACCTTTCCAAACTTCGATACCATAAGGTGGTCATAATGTGTGATGCTGATGTGGATGGTAGCCACATTGAAACGCTTATCCTTACTTTCTTCTATAGATATATGAAGGAATTACTGGAAAATGGACATATTTACATTGCAACCCCACCCTTATACCTTGTTAAAAAAGGCCAGAAAAAGCAATATGCGTGGAATGAAAAAGAACGCGATGCCATAGCTGAAAGTTTTAACGGAAGCGTTCAAATTCAGCGATATAAAGGTTTGGGAGAGATGAATGCAGAACAATTGTGGGATACTACAATGAATCCGGAATTCAGGATGCTGCGACAGGTGAATATTGATAATAGCAGTGAGGCCGACAGGATCTTCTCTATGTTGATGGGAGATGAGGTACCGCCAAGAAGGGAGTTTATAGAGAAAAATGCTGTATATGCCAACATTGATGTTTAA
- a CDS encoding DUF192 domain-containing protein, which yields MRKCIKGIFIFSLTTGMLFSCANEPKESSIETEEILFTKEGELSFLKGGEVERTIDIEIADTPYERETGLMYRKSLGENQGMLFIYSNEASRSFYMKNTYIPLDLIFYNKDSIVVSFHENAVPLTETSIPSNFPAQFILELNAGKVEEWNIETGDKIRFTRD from the coding sequence ATGAGAAAGTGCATAAAAGGAATTTTTATATTTTCACTTACCACCGGAATGCTTTTTTCCTGTGCCAATGAGCCTAAAGAGTCAAGCATAGAAACAGAAGAAATTCTCTTTACTAAAGAAGGAGAACTTAGTTTTCTTAAAGGAGGTGAGGTCGAAAGAACCATTGATATTGAAATAGCCGACACTCCTTATGAAAGGGAAACAGGCTTAATGTACCGGAAGTCGCTGGGAGAGAATCAGGGTATGCTCTTCATCTATTCAAATGAAGCCTCCAGATCTTTTTATATGAAAAACACCTACATTCCGCTGGATCTCATTTTTTATAACAAAGACAGCATTGTAGTAAGCTTTCACGAGAATGCCGTACCCTTAACCGAAACTTCAATCCCCTCCAATTTTCCTGCTCAATTCATTCTTGAGCTCAATGCAGGTAAGGTAGAAGAATGGAATATCGAAACAGGGGATAAAATAAGGTTTACAAGAGATTAG
- the mdh gene encoding malate dehydrogenase has product MKVTIVGAGAVGASCAEYIAIKDFASEIVLVDIKEGFAEGKAMDLMQTASLNGFDSKITGVTGDYSKTAGSDVVVITSGIPRKPGMTREELIGINANIVKEVSASLIKYSPETVVIVVSNPMDTMTYLVHKTTGLPKNRIIGMGGALDSARFKYFLSEALECPPSDVDGMVIGGHSDTGMVPLARLATRNSVPVTAFLSEDRLNQVTEDTKVGGATLTKLLGTSAWYAPGAAVSALVQAIACDQKKLFPCSVLLEGEYGLNDLCIGVPAILGKNGLEKIVEIELNEAEKSKMQESAKGVKGTNDLLEF; this is encoded by the coding sequence ATGAAAGTTACTATAGTAGGGGCAGGTGCCGTAGGTGCCAGTTGTGCCGAATATATTGCTATTAAAGATTTCGCATCAGAGATCGTTCTTGTAGATATTAAAGAAGGCTTTGCTGAAGGTAAAGCAATGGATCTTATGCAAACAGCTTCCCTTAATGGATTTGATTCAAAAATAACGGGAGTTACAGGTGATTATTCAAAAACCGCAGGAAGTGATGTTGTGGTGATAACCAGTGGAATTCCACGTAAGCCGGGAATGACCAGGGAGGAACTTATAGGGATTAATGCCAATATTGTAAAGGAAGTTTCTGCCAGCCTTATTAAGTATTCTCCCGAAACTGTTGTGATCGTAGTAAGTAATCCAATGGATACTATGACCTATCTGGTTCATAAAACAACCGGCTTGCCAAAAAACAGGATTATTGGAATGGGCGGGGCTCTTGATAGTGCCCGCTTTAAATATTTCTTAAGTGAAGCCCTTGAGTGCCCACCTTCAGATGTTGACGGGATGGTTATTGGAGGTCATAGTGATACAGGCATGGTGCCATTGGCACGATTGGCCACAAGAAACTCGGTACCGGTTACCGCTTTTTTATCTGAAGACCGGTTGAACCAGGTTACAGAAGATACAAAAGTTGGAGGAGCTACCCTTACCAAACTATTAGGAACGAGTGCGTGGTATGCACCGGGTGCTGCGGTTTCTGCCCTGGTACAGGCAATTGCATGTGATCAAAAGAAATTGTTCCCATGTTCAGTATTGCTTGAGGGGGAATACGGTTTAAATGATCTTTGTATAGGTGTTCCTGCAATTTTAGGAAAAAATGGATTGGAAAAGATCGTAGAAATTGAATTGAATGAAGCTGAGAAATCAAAGATGCAGGAAAGTGCGAAAGGAGTAAAAGGAACCAATGATCTATTGGAATTTTAA
- the lgt gene encoding prolipoprotein diacylglyceryl transferase encodes MLFNAIVWNPSEGLDLGFFTLHYYSLMFLIAFGLGWYIMKSIYIKEGIAVEKLDSLFIYTVLATLIGARLGHVIFYDWDYFQHHLLEIFLPVKFEPEFEFTGFRGLASHGAAIGIIIAMYLYRKNVLDKPVLWILDRVVIPVASGAIFIRIGNFMNSEIIGKPTNSDFGVIFQKLGETFPRHPAQLYESFCYLIIFLVLWFTYWKTDKKHRLGYLFGLFLVLLWTVRFFVEFLKEPQGENEIVMGLNTGQWLSIPFIIAGFYFMFRSVKPTTV; translated from the coding sequence ATGCTCTTCAATGCTATTGTCTGGAATCCTTCTGAAGGATTGGATCTGGGTTTTTTCACCCTTCATTACTACAGTTTAATGTTCCTTATCGCTTTTGGGCTGGGCTGGTACATTATGAAAAGTATTTATATTAAAGAGGGGATCGCTGTTGAGAAACTGGATTCTCTTTTTATTTATACCGTGCTTGCAACCCTTATAGGAGCCAGATTGGGCCATGTTATATTTTATGATTGGGATTATTTTCAGCATCATTTATTGGAAATATTCTTACCGGTGAAGTTTGAACCTGAATTTGAATTTACCGGGTTTAGAGGATTGGCAAGCCACGGTGCTGCCATAGGAATTATAATAGCAATGTACCTTTACAGGAAAAATGTACTGGATAAGCCGGTTTTATGGATCCTTGACCGGGTTGTGATCCCGGTAGCAAGTGGTGCAATATTTATAAGGATTGGAAATTTCATGAATTCAGAAATTATTGGAAAACCTACCAATTCAGATTTTGGAGTGATCTTTCAGAAACTGGGAGAAACCTTCCCCAGGCATCCCGCCCAGCTTTATGAATCTTTTTGTTACCTTATAATATTCCTGGTTTTATGGTTTACTTACTGGAAAACCGATAAAAAACACCGCCTGGGATATTTGTTTGGATTATTTCTTGTTTTATTATGGACCGTTCGCTTCTTTGTAGAATTCCTAAAGGAACCCCAGGGAGAAAATGAGATCGTAATGGGATTAAATACGGGTCAATGGTTGAGTATTCCTTTTATTATTGCAGGGTTCTACTTTATGTTCAGGTCCGTTAAACCAACGACAGTATGA
- the secDF gene encoding protein translocase subunit SecDF — MQNKGLIKVFAILFGLVCIYQLSFTFIAASAESKAEAHAERTISTNVENYSVLRDQAEERYLDSIGNESIFAGITYNEAKDKELNKGLDLKGGINVILQISVKDILRGLANNSQDPAFNQALAEADAAQKNSQDDYIDLFFKAYNDIPNARLATPDLFANKSLSEEVNFEMNNAEVEPILRNKVNESISSAFEVLRKRIDKFGVTQPNIQRLGNSGRILVELPGAKDINRVKGLLQSTAQLEFWFVHKNNEFGNFLFDANSVIAQTVRPTEKTETPVTESDTITEATEDDEIEALLASAEDTAAAPQTGNNPLLELIVSPGFQGSPVLATFRAQDTSKVREYLNLPQVKSLLPSDLRYAEFAWGVPKNNFVELYALKGNRENIPQLTGDVVTDAQQTFDQLGRVAVSMQMNGKGAKTWEEMTGRAYSEQSNIAIVLDRTVYSAPGVSTGPISGGRSEITGDFDITEGQDLANVLRAGKLPASAAIIQSEIVGPSLGQESIDSGINSFAIALVFVLLWMIFYYGKAGIFADVALVVNILFIFGILAGLGAVLTLPGIAGIVLTIGMSVDANVLIFERIKEELAKGKAQKDAIKDGFNNALSSILDANITTGLTGLILLVLGTGPIKGFATTLLIGIATSLFTAIFITRLFIDAYGKNGKDLPFSTSWTKNILKNLNIDFLAKKKIAYVISGVLILISIASFMINGLNQGVDFVGGRTYTVRFADDVSPTEVQDDLIAAFGSAEAKTFGANNQLKITTKYKVEDEGEAVDTEIQQMMYDALQSYLPQDVTFENFASGSGERSIGILQSMKVGPTIADDIKNDSFWAIIGSLIVVFLYILLRFRKWQYSLGAVAAVAHDVIIVLGIFSLFYNIMPFSMEINQAFIAAILTVVGYSLNDTVVIFDRIREFVNEHSTWPLGKTVNKALNSTMSRTLNTSLTTIIVLLAIFIFGGESLRGFMFAMIVGIIVGTYSSLFIATPVMVDSIKKKEKFDSKKKVAA, encoded by the coding sequence ATGCAGAATAAAGGACTGATCAAGGTTTTTGCTATTTTATTTGGATTGGTATGTATCTACCAGTTATCCTTTACTTTTATTGCCGCCAGTGCAGAAAGTAAAGCAGAAGCTCACGCTGAAAGAACAATTTCTACCAACGTTGAGAATTACTCGGTATTAAGAGACCAGGCCGAAGAGCGGTATCTTGATTCTATTGGAAATGAATCCATCTTTGCCGGAATCACCTATAACGAGGCAAAGGACAAAGAATTAAATAAAGGACTTGACTTAAAAGGGGGGATCAATGTTATCCTTCAAATTTCTGTTAAAGATATTTTAAGAGGTCTTGCCAATAACAGCCAGGATCCTGCCTTCAATCAGGCGTTGGCCGAAGCAGATGCTGCTCAGAAAAACAGTCAGGATGATTATATAGACCTTTTCTTTAAAGCTTATAATGATATACCTAATGCACGGTTAGCAACGCCAGATCTTTTTGCCAATAAATCATTGAGTGAAGAGGTGAATTTCGAAATGAATAATGCTGAAGTAGAGCCTATTCTTCGAAACAAGGTAAATGAGTCTATTTCTTCAGCATTTGAAGTTTTAAGAAAGCGTATCGATAAATTTGGTGTTACCCAACCAAATATCCAAAGATTAGGAAATTCAGGAAGGATTCTTGTTGAGCTTCCCGGTGCAAAAGACATCAACAGGGTTAAGGGATTACTTCAAAGTACAGCCCAGTTGGAATTCTGGTTTGTTCATAAGAACAATGAGTTCGGAAATTTTCTTTTTGATGCCAATAGCGTTATTGCACAAACAGTAAGACCAACAGAAAAAACGGAAACTCCGGTTACAGAGTCTGACACTATTACTGAGGCTACAGAAGATGATGAAATAGAAGCGCTTCTTGCAAGTGCCGAGGATACTGCTGCAGCACCGCAAACGGGTAACAACCCATTACTGGAGCTTATAGTTTCTCCAGGTTTTCAGGGTAGTCCTGTTTTGGCAACTTTCAGAGCTCAGGATACTTCAAAAGTGAGAGAGTATTTAAACCTTCCACAGGTAAAATCTTTATTGCCTTCAGATTTAAGATATGCTGAATTCGCATGGGGTGTGCCTAAGAATAATTTTGTTGAATTATATGCTTTGAAAGGAAACCGCGAGAATATACCGCAGTTAACAGGAGATGTTGTTACAGATGCTCAACAAACTTTTGACCAGTTAGGAAGAGTTGCTGTTTCTATGCAAATGAACGGTAAAGGTGCTAAAACCTGGGAAGAAATGACCGGCCGTGCATATTCAGAACAAAGTAATATTGCTATAGTTCTTGACAGGACCGTGTATTCTGCCCCCGGGGTAAGTACCGGGCCAATTAGTGGAGGTAGAAGTGAGATCACAGGAGATTTTGATATTACCGAAGGTCAGGATTTGGCTAACGTATTACGGGCAGGTAAACTTCCGGCTTCAGCCGCAATTATTCAAAGTGAGATCGTAGGACCATCTTTGGGACAGGAATCAATTGATAGTGGTATTAATTCATTTGCTATTGCACTTGTATTTGTATTGTTATGGATGATCTTCTATTATGGTAAAGCGGGTATTTTTGCAGATGTTGCCCTGGTGGTAAACATTCTGTTTATTTTCGGGATCCTTGCGGGTCTTGGTGCGGTACTAACTTTACCCGGAATCGCCGGTATTGTATTAACAATAGGTATGTCCGTTGATGCGAACGTACTTATATTTGAAAGGATCAAGGAAGAGCTTGCCAAAGGAAAAGCTCAAAAGGATGCCATTAAAGATGGTTTCAACAATGCACTTTCTTCAATTCTTGATGCCAACATTACAACAGGTCTTACAGGTTTGATATTACTGGTATTGGGTACGGGTCCTATTAAAGGATTTGCTACTACTTTATTAATAGGTATTGCAACCTCTTTATTCACTGCTATTTTTATTACAAGATTGTTTATTGATGCTTACGGAAAAAATGGAAAAGATCTTCCGTTTAGTACTTCCTGGACCAAAAACATTCTTAAAAATCTAAATATAGATTTTCTTGCAAAGAAGAAAATTGCATATGTTATTTCTGGGGTACTTATTTTAATTAGTATCGCTTCCTTTATGATCAATGGTCTTAATCAAGGTGTTGATTTTGTAGGTGGAAGAACTTATACAGTAAGATTTGCAGATGATGTGAGTCCAACAGAGGTTCAGGATGACCTTATCGCTGCTTTTGGAAGCGCCGAGGCTAAAACCTTCGGAGCAAACAATCAGCTTAAAATCACCACCAAATATAAAGTAGAAGATGAAGGAGAAGCTGTAGATACTGAAATACAGCAAATGATGTATGATGCACTACAATCTTACCTTCCGCAGGATGTAACTTTTGAGAATTTTGCCTCAGGATCTGGTGAAAGGTCAATTGGGATCCTGCAATCTATGAAAGTAGGGCCTACCATTGCCGATGATATTAAAAATGATTCCTTCTGGGCTATCATTGGATCTCTTATTGTTGTTTTCTTATATATCCTGTTGCGATTTAGAAAATGGCAATACAGTTTAGGGGCAGTGGCAGCCGTAGCACATGATGTTATTATAGTACTTGGTATATTTTCTTTGTTCTATAACATTATGCCTTTTAGTATGGAGATCAACCAGGCATTCATTGCAGCAATCCTAACTGTTGTAGGTTACTCATTGAACGATACCGTGGTAATATTTGACAGGATAAGGGAATTTGTAAACGAACATTCTACCTGGCCGTTGGGAAAAACTGTAAATAAGGCTTTGAACAGTACTATGAGCAGAACCCTTAATACCTCTTTAACCACTATTATTGTATTACTTGCTATCTTTATATTTGGAGGTGAGAGTCTTCGCGGATTCATGTTTGCAATGATCGTGGGTATTATTGTAGGTACTTATTCTTCCCTGTTTATTGCAACCCCTGTTATGGTTGACAGTATTAAAAAGAAGGAGAAATTTGACAGTAAAAAGAAAGTTGCTGCTTAA
- the cysS gene encoding cysteine--tRNA ligase, whose product MALYKEQSLKIYNSINGEKEIFTPLTEGNIGMYVCGPTVYSNVHLGNCRTFISFDLVFRYLKHLGYKVRYVRNITDAGHLENDAETGEDRIAKKARIEQIEPMEVVQRYTVDFHNILQKFNNLPPSIEPTATGHIVEQIETIKTIIEKGFAYEVNGSVYFDVIKFNKDHQYGKLSGRALEDMVANTRELNAQSDKRNPQDFALWKKAEPQHIMRWPSPWSDGFPGWHLECTVMSTKYLGEEFDIHGGGMDLKFPHHECEIAQGEAATGKTPVNYWMHANMLTLNGQKMAKSTGNNILPTEIFTGDNQHLSKAYSPSAARFFMLQAHYRSILDFSDEALKASEKGFNRLMDAFRNIDNLAVSESSTLELESWRQRCYDAMNDDFNSPILIATLFDAVKFVNGIKEGEEKITSEDKSLLKDTMQAFLFDVLGLQDTVIVNEDSREKLSGAVELLINLRAQARSNKDFSTSDQIRDQLASLGIQLKDGKEGTTFSLD is encoded by the coding sequence ATGGCATTATATAAAGAACAAAGCTTAAAGATATACAATTCTATTAATGGAGAAAAAGAGATCTTCACTCCGCTTACTGAGGGTAATATTGGAATGTATGTTTGTGGTCCCACCGTTTACAGCAATGTTCATTTAGGTAATTGCCGCACCTTTATTTCCTTTGATCTTGTTTTTAGATATTTAAAGCATTTGGGATACAAGGTTCGCTATGTGCGAAATATTACAGATGCAGGACATCTCGAGAACGATGCCGAAACGGGAGAAGACAGGATTGCCAAAAAAGCGCGTATAGAACAAATAGAACCTATGGAGGTAGTGCAACGCTACACCGTAGATTTTCATAATATCCTTCAAAAATTCAATAATCTTCCCCCTAGCATAGAACCTACAGCCACGGGCCATATTGTTGAGCAAATTGAAACTATTAAAACCATTATTGAAAAAGGTTTTGCCTACGAGGTGAATGGATCTGTATATTTTGATGTGATCAAATTCAATAAAGATCACCAGTATGGAAAATTAAGCGGAAGGGCTCTTGAAGATATGGTTGCCAATACGCGTGAACTCAATGCCCAAAGTGATAAGAGAAATCCGCAGGATTTTGCGCTCTGGAAAAAAGCAGAACCTCAGCACATTATGAGATGGCCTTCGCCCTGGAGTGATGGCTTCCCGGGATGGCATCTGGAATGCACCGTAATGAGCACCAAATACCTGGGTGAGGAATTTGATATTCATGGCGGCGGAATGGATCTTAAATTCCCGCATCATGAGTGTGAAATTGCACAGGGAGAAGCAGCCACCGGCAAAACTCCTGTTAATTACTGGATGCATGCCAACATGTTGACCCTTAATGGCCAGAAGATGGCAAAGAGTACCGGCAACAACATCCTGCCTACTGAAATTTTCACGGGGGACAATCAACATCTAAGCAAGGCCTACAGCCCATCGGCAGCAAGATTTTTTATGCTTCAGGCGCATTACCGAAGTATTCTTGATTTCTCTGATGAGGCACTAAAAGCAAGTGAAAAGGGATTCAACCGGTTAATGGATGCCTTCAGGAATATTGATAACTTAGCGGTATCTGAAAGTTCAACTCTGGAACTGGAATCCTGGAGACAACGTTGTTATGATGCTATGAATGATGATTTCAACAGTCCAATCCTTATCGCTACACTTTTTGATGCTGTGAAATTCGTTAATGGCATTAAAGAAGGAGAAGAAAAAATTACCTCAGAGGATAAAAGCTTACTTAAGGATACCATGCAGGCATTTTTATTTGATGTATTGGGTTTACAGGACACCGTTATAGTAAATGAGGACAGTCGCGAAAAACTATCAGGAGCTGTGGAACTTCTTATTAACCTAAGGGCCCAGGCCCGTAGTAATAAGGATTTTTCTACCAGCGATCAAATAAGGGACCAGTTGGCTTCTTTGGGAATTCAGTTAAAGGACGGGAAAGAAGGAACTACATTCTCCCTGGATTAA
- the yidD gene encoding membrane protein insertion efficiency factor YidD produces MLKRWLAIPFILLVKFYQKAISPLTPATCRYTPTCSQYTKEALEKHGFFKGSWLGIKRIASCNPWGGKGYDPVP; encoded by the coding sequence ATGTTGAAAAGATGGCTTGCAATCCCTTTTATTTTGCTGGTGAAATTCTATCAAAAGGCGATTTCCCCGCTTACTCCCGCAACCTGCCGGTATACCCCAACCTGTTCTCAATACACCAAAGAGGCCCTGGAAAAGCATGGGTTTTTTAAGGGGAGTTGGCTTGGAATAAAGCGAATAGCGAGCTGTAATCCCTGGGGAGGAAAAGGGTATGACCCTGTCCCGTAG
- the folE gene encoding GTP cyclohydrolase I FolE → MKIDHLENEIEEMGDAHAFSSAENPMREDAFNLSDTDKIALITEDVKHILETLGMDLNDDSLKGTPLRVAKMFVKEIFSGLDPQRKPKASTFENKYKYGEMLVEKNITVYSTCEHHLLPIVGKAHVAYISKGRVIGLSKMNRLVDHYAKRPQVQERMTMQIVQELQQALGTPDVACVIDAKHLCVNSRGIRDIDSSTVTSEFGGAFKDPGIKREFLDYIKLDTAF, encoded by the coding sequence ATGAAGATAGACCATTTAGAAAATGAAATAGAAGAGATGGGTGATGCCCACGCATTTAGCAGCGCCGAAAACCCCATGAGAGAAGATGCTTTTAATTTAAGTGATACAGATAAAATTGCCCTTATAACTGAGGACGTTAAACACATTCTTGAAACATTGGGAATGGATCTTAATGATGATAGTTTGAAAGGCACTCCCCTGCGGGTTGCAAAGATGTTTGTAAAAGAGATATTTTCAGGTCTTGACCCACAACGTAAGCCCAAAGCTTCAACTTTTGAGAATAAATATAAATATGGGGAAATGCTGGTAGAGAAAAACATTACAGTTTATTCTACCTGTGAGCACCATTTACTTCCAATTGTGGGAAAAGCGCATGTAGCTTATATTTCTAAAGGCAGAGTAATAGGGTTGTCAAAAATGAACCGTCTGGTAGACCATTACGCAAAACGGCCCCAGGTGCAGGAAAGAATGACCATGCAAATTGTTCAGGAATTACAGCAGGCGCTGGGAACTCCAGATGTTGCCTGTGTTATAGACGCCAAACACCTTTGTGTGAACAGCCGTGGAATTAGGGATATTGACAGCAGCACCGTTACAAGTGAATTTGGCGGAGCATTTAAAGATCCCGGTATAAAAAGAGAATTTTTAGATTACATTAAACTGGATACAGCTTTTTAA
- a CDS encoding DUF6588 family protein, whose amino-acid sequence MKNLRVPLLVFSFLGIGQTAFAQDDQQTQLINDMLVIADKFAAPGAEGAAIQTSAGWFSSASTLDKWKFEVSLHGNGLFVPSGKKNALITNDRDIKLVNVKGSNNALIPTVYGGDTNVMFELEFRNPLNGNVETKEFEAIDGLDKGMLLHPYPQVTVGLPYGTEVAVRFLPPIMVNDIGFSTYGAGIKHNFSQYIERRFDPEDFQFAAAATYSNFKVDYAFSQLSIPPFMELNRIDVNADLWLFQVLGSKLYDSFEVFGALGVTLSQFDYKMGGTGPALPLLNQELMNLHGNSTKFKGDIGFNYYFSNFKISSMFTASNFFNANIGLHYRI is encoded by the coding sequence TTGAAAAATCTCCGAGTCCCCCTGCTTGTGTTCTCTTTTCTGGGTATAGGTCAAACCGCATTTGCACAGGATGATCAACAAACCCAATTAATCAATGATATGCTGGTGATCGCAGACAAATTTGCAGCTCCGGGTGCTGAAGGTGCGGCCATTCAGACTAGTGCCGGTTGGTTCTCATCCGCAAGCACATTAGATAAATGGAAATTTGAAGTTTCTCTACATGGAAATGGATTGTTCGTGCCATCAGGTAAAAAAAATGCCTTAATTACTAACGATCGGGATATAAAGTTGGTTAATGTAAAAGGAAGTAATAATGCATTAATCCCTACTGTTTATGGAGGGGATACTAATGTGATGTTTGAATTGGAATTTAGAAATCCCTTAAATGGAAATGTTGAAACAAAAGAATTTGAGGCTATTGATGGCCTGGATAAGGGCATGTTATTACACCCCTATCCTCAGGTAACCGTAGGTTTGCCTTATGGCACAGAGGTGGCTGTGAGATTTTTACCGCCAATAATGGTGAATGATATAGGTTTTAGTACTTATGGAGCAGGTATAAAACACAATTTTAGTCAATATATAGAAAGAAGGTTTGATCCTGAAGATTTTCAATTTGCAGCAGCAGCTACCTATAGTAATTTTAAAGTAGATTATGCTTTTTCCCAATTATCAATTCCACCTTTCATGGAATTGAACCGGATAGATGTAAATGCCGATCTTTGGTTGTTCCAGGTCCTGGGATCCAAATTATATGATTCCTTCGAAGTTTTTGGAGCTCTTGGTGTAACACTTTCTCAGTTTGATTATAAAATGGGGGGGACCGGTCCTGCTTTACCGTTGTTGAATCAGGAATTAATGAATCTTCACGGGAACAGCACAAAATTTAAGGGCGATATAGGTTTTAATTATTATTTCAGCAATTTTAAAATAAGCAGTATGTTCACCGCAAGTAATTTCTTCAATGCAAATATTGGCTTACATTATAGAATTTGA